A single window of Neisseria sp. KEM232 DNA harbors:
- a CDS encoding Re/Si-specific NAD(P)(+) transhydrogenase subunit alpha, with protein sequence MKIGIPKETLAGETRTACTPDTVAGLKKLGFDVLVETGAGLGASFDDAAYEAAGAQTGSAAEVWKCPLIYKVNAPNGKETGRLKEGQTLVSFIWPAQNPELVQKLADKKINVLAMDMVPRISRAQSLDALSSMANISGYRAVIEAANAFGRFFTGQITAAGKVPPAQVLVIGAGVAGLAAIGTANSLGAVVRAFDTRLEVAEQIESMGGKFLKLDFPQESGGSGDGYAKVMSDEFIAAEMKLFAEQAKEVDIIITTAAIPGKPAPKLITAAMVESMKPGSVIVDLAAATGGNCELTRPGELFVTDNGVKIIGYTDMANRLAGQSSQLYATNLVNLTKLLSPNKDGEITLDFEDVIIRNMTVTRDGEITFPPPPIQVSAAPQQAQRPSESPAAKPEPKPVPAWKKLAPAVIAAVLVLWVGAIAPAAFLNHFIVFILACIIGYYVVWNVSHSLHTPLMSVTNAISGIIVVGALLQIGQGNGFVSFLAFFAVLIASVNIFGGFFVTRRMLNMFRKG encoded by the coding sequence ATGAAAATCGGCATCCCGAAAGAAACCCTGGCAGGCGAAACCCGAACCGCCTGCACCCCCGATACCGTGGCCGGGCTGAAAAAGCTCGGCTTCGACGTGCTGGTGGAAACCGGCGCGGGCTTGGGCGCGAGTTTTGACGACGCGGCCTACGAAGCCGCAGGCGCGCAAACCGGCAGCGCCGCCGAAGTGTGGAAATGTCCGCTGATTTACAAAGTGAACGCTCCCAACGGCAAAGAGACAGGCCGTCTGAAAGAAGGGCAGACGCTCGTCAGCTTCATTTGGCCGGCGCAGAATCCCGAGCTGGTGCAGAAACTGGCCGACAAGAAAATCAACGTACTGGCGATGGACATGGTGCCGCGCATCTCCCGCGCCCAGTCGCTCGACGCCCTCTCGTCGATGGCCAATATTTCGGGCTACCGTGCCGTAATCGAAGCGGCCAACGCCTTCGGCCGCTTCTTCACCGGCCAGATTACCGCCGCCGGCAAAGTGCCGCCCGCGCAGGTTTTGGTTATCGGCGCGGGCGTGGCGGGTTTGGCGGCTATCGGCACGGCCAACTCGCTGGGCGCGGTGGTGCGCGCGTTTGACACCCGCCTCGAAGTGGCCGAACAAATCGAATCGATGGGCGGCAAGTTCCTGAAACTCGATTTCCCGCAGGAAAGCGGCGGCAGCGGCGACGGCTACGCCAAAGTGATGAGCGACGAATTTATCGCCGCCGAAATGAAGCTGTTTGCCGAGCAGGCCAAAGAGGTCGACATCATCATCACCACCGCCGCCATCCCCGGCAAACCCGCGCCCAAGCTGATAACCGCCGCAATGGTAGAAAGCATGAAACCCGGTTCGGTGATTGTCGACCTGGCCGCGGCCACCGGCGGCAACTGCGAGCTGACCCGCCCGGGCGAACTCTTCGTCACCGACAACGGCGTCAAAATCATCGGCTACACCGACATGGCCAACCGCCTGGCCGGACAGTCGTCCCAGCTTTATGCCACCAACCTCGTCAACCTCACCAAGCTGCTCAGCCCGAACAAAGACGGCGAAATCACGTTGGATTTTGAAGACGTCATTATCCGCAACATGACCGTTACCCGCGACGGCGAAATCACCTTCCCGCCGCCGCCGATTCAGGTGTCCGCCGCGCCGCAGCAGGCGCAGAGGCCGTCTGAAAGCCCCGCCGCCAAGCCCGAGCCCAAGCCCGTGCCCGCGTGGAAAAAACTCGCCCCCGCCGTGATTGCCGCCGTGCTGGTGCTGTGGGTGGGCGCGATTGCCCCCGCCGCCTTCCTCAACCATTTCATCGTCTTCATCCTCGCCTGCATCATCGGCTACTACGTCGTGTGGAACGTCAGCCACTCGCTGCACACCCCGCTGATGTCGGTCACCAACGCCATCAGCGGCATCATCGTCGTCGGCGCGCTGCTGCAAATCGGCCAGGGCAACGGCTTTGTCTCTTTCCTCGCCTTCTTTGCCGTGCTGATTGCCAGCGTCAACATCTTCGGCGGCTTCTTCGTCACCCGCCGCATGCTCAATATGTTCCGCAAAGGATAG
- a CDS encoding TonB-dependent receptor, with protein sequence MFHQKIIVLSLLSLHALARAETADDTGTLDEVRVSGKRKPVQTLPLTGGRKASDVVIDGEKFHARSATLGNALASERGVHSNPFGGGASAPVIRGQEGVRVKMLQNGSDVIDMSAISPDHAVAADTLLAKQVELVRGTPTLLYASASPAGVVNVADGRIPEKQPENGIEGEMLVRADSASKERAATAGVTLGLGRHFALRLEGLSRKSDLYKVPGVKLEETVFRLPDSNNKSHVGTVGLSYVGSKGYLGAAYSYRKDDYGVVGHNHMFDPCSAHIFDPESEKTLKNRYYLLMYPHLMDDSDLNESLHFHCGTPYDENKPHSHDNVYGHKHDHSSPGPQIALFSKRLDLRGEWRQPFAGFDKFKISAARAEYHHDELNDGKFYTDPFYPESEQKRRAKTAAKRKGRPDTVFDNKGFNARLEAYHAPVAGRLKGVFGAQYQTQKSSAVRLMEDRDVEKNRFALVPNTNRQFSLFALEQLKLGNLTLEAGARWERQTVPVHYDTDALERFIKRRESKTFRAERPDLSAYRQKALSYSGTVLWDFHPGYRLSLTASHNERLPAPMELYYHGKHLATNSFEHGNKNLKTERSNNFEIGIAHHGTRLHYKISAYHNRFANYIHNENLHRSGNLFIRRYNQAAARFSGLEGEIGFHITPKHEFTLFGDYVRGRLKKLPAITGEKIYSQREDCTDEDGDPTYCVLGTDTLPRPDRHAARVPPARLGFRLESAFDKHWTANLEYTRVFAQRRTSQGMFSKTYPKVDMDDEDISDEEKAHSGRLYAVPVPEDSTRGYHLVNAGIRYKNRIGKADYTLSLDGNNLLNQKIYIHNSYLPYVPQMGRNFVFGVNVKF encoded by the coding sequence ATGTTCCATCAAAAAATCATCGTCTTATCCCTTCTCTCACTTCACGCCCTCGCCCGCGCCGAAACGGCCGACGATACCGGCACGCTGGACGAAGTCCGCGTCAGCGGCAAACGCAAACCCGTGCAAACCCTGCCTTTAACCGGCGGCCGCAAGGCCAGCGACGTCGTTATCGACGGCGAAAAATTCCACGCGCGTTCGGCCACTTTGGGCAACGCTCTGGCAAGCGAGCGCGGTGTGCACAGCAATCCTTTCGGCGGCGGCGCGAGTGCGCCGGTGATACGCGGTCAGGAAGGCGTGCGGGTGAAAATGCTGCAAAACGGTTCGGACGTTATCGATATGTCGGCCATCTCGCCCGATCACGCGGTGGCCGCCGATACGCTGCTGGCCAAGCAGGTTGAGCTGGTGCGCGGCACGCCGACGCTGCTGTACGCTTCGGCTTCGCCCGCCGGCGTAGTGAACGTGGCCGACGGCCGCATTCCCGAAAAGCAGCCTGAAAACGGCATCGAGGGTGAAATGCTGGTGCGTGCCGACTCGGCAAGCAAAGAACGTGCGGCCACGGCGGGTGTTACGCTGGGCTTGGGCAGACATTTCGCACTGCGGCTGGAAGGTTTGAGCCGCAAATCCGATTTGTACAAAGTGCCGGGCGTGAAGCTGGAAGAAACGGTTTTCAGGCTGCCCGATTCCAACAACAAATCCCACGTCGGCACGGTCGGCCTGTCGTATGTGGGCAGCAAAGGCTATCTCGGCGCGGCTTACAGCTACCGCAAAGACGATTACGGCGTAGTCGGCCACAACCATATGTTCGACCCGTGCAGCGCGCACATTTTCGACCCCGAGAGCGAGAAAACGCTGAAAAACCGCTACTACCTGCTGATGTATCCGCACCTGATGGACGACAGCGACCTCAACGAAAGCCTGCATTTCCACTGCGGCACGCCCTACGACGAAAACAAGCCGCACAGCCACGACAACGTTTACGGCCACAAACACGACCACAGCAGCCCCGGGCCGCAAATCGCCCTGTTTTCCAAACGCCTCGACCTGCGCGGCGAATGGCGCCAACCCTTTGCCGGATTCGACAAATTCAAAATCAGCGCGGCGCGCGCCGAATACCACCACGACGAACTGAACGACGGCAAGTTCTACACCGACCCCTTCTACCCCGAAAGCGAACAGAAACGCCGCGCCAAAACCGCCGCCAAGCGCAAAGGCCGCCCCGACACCGTGTTCGACAACAAAGGCTTCAACGCCCGCCTCGAAGCCTACCACGCGCCCGTGGCAGGCCGTCTGAAAGGCGTGTTCGGCGCACAATACCAAACCCAAAAAAGCAGCGCCGTCCGCCTGATGGAAGACCGCGACGTCGAAAAAAACCGTTTCGCCCTTGTGCCCAACACCAACAGGCAATTCAGCCTGTTTGCCCTCGAGCAGCTCAAACTCGGCAACCTCACCCTCGAAGCAGGCGCGCGCTGGGAGCGGCAGACCGTTCCCGTCCACTACGACACCGACGCGCTCGAGCGGTTTATCAAACGCCGCGAAAGCAAAACCTTCCGCGCCGAACGCCCCGACTTGAGCGCGTACCGGCAAAAAGCCCTTTCCTATTCCGGCACCGTATTGTGGGATTTCCACCCCGGCTACCGCCTCTCGCTCACCGCCTCGCACAACGAACGCCTGCCCGCCCCGATGGAGCTGTACTACCACGGCAAACACCTGGCCACCAACTCCTTCGAGCACGGCAACAAAAACCTCAAAACCGAGCGTTCCAACAACTTTGAAATCGGCATCGCCCACCACGGCACGCGCCTGCACTACAAAATCAGCGCCTACCACAACCGCTTTGCCAACTACATCCACAACGAAAACCTGCACCGCAGCGGCAACCTCTTCATCCGCCGCTACAACCAGGCCGCCGCCCGCTTCAGCGGCCTCGAAGGCGAAATCGGCTTCCACATCACGCCCAAACACGAATTCACCCTGTTTGGCGACTACGTCAGAGGCCGTCTGAAAAAACTGCCCGCCATCACCGGCGAAAAAATCTACAGCCAACGCGAAGACTGCACCGACGAAGACGGCGACCCGACCTACTGCGTACTGGGCACCGACACCCTGCCGCGCCCCGACCGCCACGCCGCCCGCGTGCCGCCCGCAAGGCTGGGTTTCCGCCTCGAGAGCGCTTTTGACAAACATTGGACGGCCAACCTCGAATACACCCGCGTCTTCGCCCAACGCCGCACCTCGCAGGGCATGTTCAGCAAAACCTACCCCAAAGTCGATATGGACGACGAAGACATCAGCGACGAAGAAAAAGCGCACTCCGGCCGCCTGTATGCCGTACCCGTGCCCGAAGACTCCACGCGCGGCTACCACCTGGTCAACGCCGGCATCCGCTACAAAAACCGCATCGGCAAAGCCGACTACACCCTCTCGCTCGACGGCAACAACCTGCTGAACCAAAAAATCTACATCCACAACTCCTACCTGCCCTATGTGCCGCAGATGGGGCGCAACTTTGTGTTTGGTGTGAACGTGAAGTTTTGA
- the lepA gene encoding translation elongation factor 4, whose amino-acid sequence MKNIRNFSIIAHIDHGKSTLADRFIQYCGGLEQREMSTQVLDSMDIEKERGITIKAQTAALNYKAKNGETYLLNLIDTPGHVDFSYEVSRSLSACEGALLVVDASQGVEAQTVANCYTAIDLGVEVVPVLNKIDLPAADPDRVSQEIEDIIGIDAVGAVQCSAKSGIGVEDVLEEIVAKIPAPEGDENAPLQAVIIDSWFDNYVGVVMLIRVKNGTIKLKDKVRFMSTKAESQVEQLGVFTPKSVQKQELKAGEVGFLITGVKELGQAKVGDTVTLANNPAAEPLAGFKEVQSQVFAGLYPVESHDYEALRDALEKLQLNDASLKFEPEVSQALGFGFRCGFLGLLHLEIVQERLEREFDMDLITTAPTVVYEVLLKNGEKIDVENPSKLPDIGTIETIMEPIITATILVPQDYVGNVMTLCNQKRGVQRNMQYLGRQVMLTYDLPMNEVVMDFFDKLKSTSRGYASLDYEFKEFQPADLVKLDIMVNGDKVDALSLIVHRQTAVQRGRELASKMRELIPRQMFDIAVQAAIGGQIIARENVKALRKNVLAKCYGGDITRKKKLLEKQKAGKKRMKQVGNVEIPQSAFLAILQVGDK is encoded by the coding sequence ATGAAAAACATCCGAAATTTCTCCATCATCGCCCACATCGACCACGGAAAATCCACCCTTGCCGACCGCTTTATCCAATACTGCGGCGGCTTGGAACAGCGCGAAATGAGCACCCAGGTGCTGGACAGCATGGATATTGAAAAAGAACGCGGCATCACCATCAAAGCGCAAACCGCCGCGCTTAACTACAAAGCCAAAAACGGCGAAACCTACCTCCTAAATCTCATCGACACCCCCGGACACGTGGACTTCTCCTACGAAGTCTCGCGCAGCCTTTCCGCCTGCGAAGGCGCGTTGCTCGTAGTGGACGCGTCGCAGGGCGTGGAAGCGCAAACCGTGGCCAACTGCTACACGGCGATTGATTTGGGCGTGGAAGTCGTGCCCGTATTGAACAAAATCGACCTGCCCGCCGCCGACCCCGACCGCGTGTCGCAGGAAATCGAAGACATCATCGGCATCGATGCCGTGGGCGCGGTGCAGTGTTCCGCCAAAAGCGGTATCGGCGTGGAAGACGTACTGGAAGAAATCGTCGCCAAAATCCCCGCGCCCGAAGGCGATGAAAACGCGCCTTTGCAGGCTGTGATTATTGATTCGTGGTTTGACAACTACGTTGGCGTGGTGATGCTGATTCGGGTGAAAAACGGCACCATCAAGCTCAAAGACAAAGTGCGCTTCATGTCCACCAAAGCCGAAAGCCAAGTGGAACAGCTCGGCGTGTTTACACCAAAATCCGTGCAAAAACAAGAACTCAAAGCGGGCGAAGTGGGCTTTCTGATTACCGGCGTGAAAGAGCTGGGGCAGGCGAAAGTGGGCGACACCGTTACCCTTGCCAACAACCCCGCCGCCGAGCCGCTGGCAGGCTTTAAAGAAGTGCAAAGCCAAGTGTTTGCCGGTCTCTATCCCGTGGAAAGCCACGACTACGAAGCCCTGCGCGATGCGCTGGAAAAACTGCAACTCAATGATGCCTCGCTGAAATTTGAACCCGAAGTGTCGCAGGCTTTGGGCTTTGGTTTCCGCTGCGGCTTTTTGGGGCTGCTGCATCTGGAAATCGTGCAAGAGCGCTTGGAGCGCGAGTTTGACATGGATTTGATTACCACCGCGCCCACCGTGGTGTATGAAGTCTTGCTCAAAAACGGCGAAAAAATAGACGTGGAAAACCCGTCCAAACTGCCCGACATCGGCACCATCGAAACCATTATGGAGCCGATTATCACCGCCACCATCCTCGTGCCGCAGGACTATGTGGGCAACGTGATGACCCTGTGCAACCAAAAACGCGGCGTGCAGCGCAATATGCAGTACCTCGGGCGGCAGGTGATGCTCACTTATGACCTGCCGATGAACGAAGTGGTGATGGACTTTTTTGACAAACTCAAATCCACCTCGCGCGGCTATGCCTCGCTGGACTACGAGTTCAAAGAATTTCAGCCTGCCGATTTGGTGAAGCTGGACATTATGGTAAACGGCGACAAAGTGGACGCACTCAGCCTGATTGTCCACCGCCAAACCGCCGTGCAGCGCGGGCGCGAACTCGCCAGCAAAATGCGCGAACTCATCCCGCGCCAAATGTTTGACATCGCCGTTCAGGCTGCCATCGGCGGGCAGATTATCGCCCGCGAAAACGTCAAAGCCCTGCGCAAAAACGTACTCGCCAAATGCTACGGCGGCGACATTACCCGTAAGAAAAAACTGTTGGAAAAACAAAAGGCAGGTAAAAAACGCATGAAACAGGTGGGGAATGTGGAGATTCCGCAGAGCGCGTTTTTGGCGATTTTGCAGGTGGGGGATAAGTAG
- a CDS encoding VOC family protein produces MNTPQNPVAWFGIRAADLDRAKRFYETVFAFTLQQAGAAEGANRFFIFPANWQSHGTSGMLWHDPADTATGHGGTTVFFECADCEATAQAAVAAGGKLLQGKYPIANGYAAFIEDSEGNRIGLHSRA; encoded by the coding sequence ATGAACACCCCGCAAAACCCCGTCGCCTGGTTCGGTATCCGCGCCGCCGACCTCGACCGCGCCAAACGCTTTTACGAAACCGTCTTCGCCTTCACCCTGCAACAGGCGGGCGCAGCCGAGGGCGCCAACCGCTTCTTCATTTTCCCCGCCAACTGGCAGAGCCACGGCACCAGCGGCATGCTCTGGCACGACCCCGCCGACACCGCAACAGGCCACGGCGGCACCACCGTTTTCTTCGAGTGCGCCGACTGCGAAGCCACCGCGCAGGCCGCCGTTGCCGCCGGCGGCAAACTGCTGCAGGGCAAATACCCCATCGCCAACGGATACGCCGCCTTTATCGAAGACAGCGAAGGCAACCGCATCGGCCTGCACTCGCGCGCATAA
- a CDS encoding YafY family protein — protein MNKSQRLLALLDLLRRRRHPVTAETLAGRLNVSARTVYRDIADLCTQGADIRGEAGLGFVLRGDFGLPPLMFDEAEIEALVFGMRWAAANADGEMAQHARSSLAKIHAALPPKLRERIDSQSLYPLSRIQTASPVESETLALIRAAMRGNLALSFDYTDAAKNATRRTVWPLAVGYFDDARVLAAWCEMRQDFRHFRTDRIARPATGSAFPAERMVLLRQWLKREGLDLSAFEI, from the coding sequence ATGAACAAAAGCCAACGCCTCCTTGCCCTGCTCGATCTGCTGCGCCGCCGCCGCCATCCCGTTACCGCCGAAACGCTGGCAGGCCGTCTGAACGTGAGCGCGCGCACGGTGTACCGCGATATTGCCGATTTGTGCACACAGGGTGCGGACATACGCGGCGAAGCGGGTTTGGGCTTTGTGTTGCGCGGCGATTTCGGCCTGCCGCCTTTGATGTTTGACGAAGCGGAAATCGAGGCACTCGTGTTCGGAATGCGTTGGGCGGCGGCCAATGCCGACGGCGAAATGGCGCAACACGCCCGCTCCTCGCTGGCGAAAATCCATGCCGCGCTGCCGCCCAAGCTGCGCGAACGCATCGACAGCCAGTCGCTTTACCCACTCAGCCGCATTCAGACGGCCTCCCCCGTCGAAAGCGAAACCCTCGCGCTGATTCGCGCCGCCATGCGCGGCAACCTCGCGCTCTCGTTCGATTACACCGATGCCGCGAAAAACGCCACCCGCCGCACGGTATGGCCGCTGGCCGTGGGCTATTTCGACGATGCCCGCGTGCTGGCGGCATGGTGCGAAATGCGGCAGGATTTCCGCCATTTCCGCACCGACCGCATCGCCCGCCCCGCTACGGGCAGCGCGTTCCCCGCCGAGCGCATGGTGCTGCTGCGCCAATGGCTCAAACGCGAAGGGCTGGATTTGTCGGCGTTTGAAATTTGA
- a CDS encoding glutathione S-transferase family protein → MNKLTLYTYPQSRGTIVVWMLKECGAAFDTVLLPFGEAMKSAEYLAVNPMGKVPALKAGDTVITETAAIVTFLAEQFPEKNLIPAAGTLARGEYYRWLCFALQLEYAAFDRRNQIQSSEERRNTIGYGDFDTAFGTLRRHLAAREFIVGNRFSALDIYYAMLLAQFTRVMPVPGLACDVFEQYINRHTERAAFGETMAWVQEKLAQMNNP, encoded by the coding sequence ATGAACAAGCTCACCCTCTACACCTACCCCCAATCGCGCGGCACCATCGTAGTTTGGATGCTCAAAGAATGCGGCGCAGCCTTTGACACCGTATTGCTGCCCTTCGGCGAAGCGATGAAATCCGCCGAATACCTCGCCGTCAATCCGATGGGCAAAGTGCCCGCGCTCAAAGCGGGCGATACGGTTATCACCGAAACCGCCGCCATCGTTACCTTTCTAGCCGAGCAGTTTCCCGAAAAGAACCTGATTCCCGCCGCAGGCACGCTGGCGCGCGGCGAATACTACCGCTGGCTCTGCTTCGCCCTGCAACTGGAATACGCCGCCTTCGACCGCCGTAACCAAATTCAAAGCAGCGAAGAGCGGCGCAACACCATCGGCTACGGCGACTTCGACACCGCCTTCGGCACGCTGCGCCGACATTTGGCCGCACGCGAGTTTATCGTCGGCAACCGTTTTTCCGCACTCGACATTTATTACGCCATGCTGCTGGCACAATTCACCCGCGTCATGCCCGTACCCGGCCTCGCCTGCGACGTGTTCGAGCAATACATCAACCGCCACACCGAGCGCGCCGCCTTCGGCGAAACCATGGCTTGGGTACAGGAAAAACTGGCGCAAATGAACAACCCGTAA
- the pntB gene encoding Re/Si-specific NAD(P)(+) transhydrogenase subunit beta, whose amino-acid sequence MSQGIVTAAYIVAAVLFVFSLAGLSKQETAKQGCYAGIAGMAAALIATVFAEDTHGFGWIIIAMLIGAAVGIYKAKKVEMTEMPELIALLHSFVGLAAVLVGFNSYIEPGSVSADMETIHLVEVFLGIFIGAVTFTGSLVAFGKLNGKISSAPLKLPHKHKLNLAALIVSFILLLVFVSNGGGAFALILMTLIAFAFGWHLVASIGGADMPVVVSMLNSYSGWAAAAAGFMLSNDLLIVTGALVGSSGAILSYIMCKAMNRSFISVIAGGFGTDGGAAADGGGEVGEYREASPAQVAEMLKEAKSVIITPGYGMAVAQAQYPVAEITELLRKNGTEVRFGIHPVAGRLPGHMNVLLAEAKVPYDIVLEMDEINDDFPETDVVLVIGANDTVNPAAQTDPNSPIAGMPVLEVWKAKEVVVFKRSMNTGYAGVQNPLFFNENSVMCFGDAKKTVDEILADLKK is encoded by the coding sequence ATGTCCCAAGGAATCGTTACAGCGGCCTACATCGTTGCCGCCGTGCTGTTCGTCTTTTCCCTGGCGGGACTGTCCAAACAGGAAACCGCCAAACAGGGCTGCTACGCCGGTATCGCCGGCATGGCTGCCGCCCTGATTGCCACCGTCTTCGCCGAAGACACGCACGGCTTCGGCTGGATCATTATCGCCATGCTGATCGGTGCCGCCGTCGGCATCTATAAGGCGAAAAAAGTCGAAATGACCGAAATGCCCGAACTGATCGCCCTCCTGCACAGCTTCGTCGGCCTTGCCGCCGTGCTGGTCGGCTTCAACAGCTACATCGAACCGGGCAGCGTCTCCGCCGATATGGAAACCATCCATCTGGTCGAAGTCTTCCTCGGCATCTTTATCGGCGCGGTCACCTTCACCGGCTCGCTGGTGGCCTTCGGCAAACTCAACGGCAAAATCAGCAGCGCGCCGCTGAAACTGCCGCACAAACACAAGCTCAACCTCGCCGCGCTGATTGTCTCCTTTATCCTGCTGCTGGTGTTCGTGTCCAACGGCGGCGGTGCCTTCGCCCTGATACTCATGACCCTGATCGCCTTCGCCTTCGGCTGGCATCTGGTCGCCTCCATCGGCGGTGCCGACATGCCCGTGGTCGTGTCCATGCTCAACTCGTATTCGGGCTGGGCGGCGGCGGCGGCTGGTTTCATGCTCTCCAACGACCTGTTGATTGTTACCGGCGCACTGGTCGGCAGCAGCGGCGCGATTCTGTCCTACATCATGTGCAAAGCGATGAACCGCTCCTTTATCTCCGTCATCGCCGGCGGCTTCGGCACAGACGGCGGCGCGGCGGCAGATGGCGGCGGCGAAGTCGGCGAATACCGCGAAGCCTCACCCGCGCAAGTGGCCGAAATGCTCAAAGAAGCCAAAAGCGTCATCATCACCCCGGGCTACGGCATGGCCGTGGCGCAGGCGCAGTATCCCGTTGCCGAAATCACCGAGCTCCTGCGCAAAAACGGCACGGAAGTACGCTTCGGCATCCACCCCGTCGCCGGACGCCTGCCCGGCCACATGAACGTGCTCCTGGCCGAAGCCAAAGTACCCTACGACATCGTGCTGGAAATGGACGAAATCAACGACGACTTCCCCGAAACCGACGTGGTGCTGGTCATCGGCGCGAACGACACCGTCAACCCCGCCGCGCAAACCGACCCCAACTCGCCCATCGCCGGCATGCCCGTGCTGGAAGTGTGGAAGGCGAAAGAAGTCGTCGTCTTCAAACGCTCGATGAACACCGGCTACGCAGGCGTGCAAAACCCGCTGTTCTTCAACGAAAACAGCGTTATGTGCTTCGGCGACGCGAAAAAAACCGTCGACGAAATTCTGGCCGATCTGAAAAAATAA
- the gloA gene encoding lactoylglutathione lyase, whose product MRLLHTMLRVGDLQKSLDFYQNVLGMKLLRKNDYPEGRFTLAFVGYGEEADSTVLELTHNWDTSAYDLGNAYGHIAIEVDDAYAACEKVKAKGGRVTREAGPMMHGTTVIAFAEDPDGYKIEFIQKNSGRDSVQY is encoded by the coding sequence ATGCGCCTGCTCCACACCATGCTGCGCGTCGGCGATTTGCAAAAATCGCTCGATTTCTACCAAAACGTCCTCGGCATGAAGCTGCTGCGGAAAAACGACTACCCCGAAGGCCGCTTCACGCTGGCCTTTGTCGGCTACGGCGAAGAGGCCGACAGCACCGTGCTCGAACTGACCCACAACTGGGACACGTCTGCCTACGATTTGGGCAACGCCTACGGCCACATCGCCATAGAGGTAGACGACGCCTACGCCGCCTGCGAAAAGGTCAAAGCCAAGGGCGGCAGGGTCACACGCGAGGCCGGGCCGATGATGCACGGCACAACGGTAATCGCCTTCGCCGAAGACCCCGACGGCTACAAAATCGAGTTTATCCAGAAAAACAGCGGCCGCGATTCGGTGCAATACTGA
- the lepB gene encoding signal peptidase I, whose translation MNQFVYLAVAALIAGIGLFSLSSKERNEKGEWGDGLQWGYLLMMVGVFGVLAVKLSFTAVLLIFVAFTGAVWLWRKLSFKPTRQVQTDEKGQKILTGSLDDENHFRDYMAGFFPIILAVFVLRTFVAEPFQIPSSSMRPGLVKGDFILVNKFAYGIRTPIVNNVLIDTGKVERGDVVVFNYPLEPSVNYIKRAVGLPGDTVEYKDKVLKVNGSIVETDTEAGAYAYPHDDNPQQTVEARRFAADFSGRNFDVLKADGVPSVSTESLGNYVFTADSQGKKAQTDIQHQNCRYEEDGSGFTCTVPQGSYFMMGDNRDHSADSRYWGFVDDKLIVGKAFFIWMNLGELGRIGSGIR comes from the coding sequence ATGAACCAATTTGTCTATCTCGCCGTTGCCGCCCTGATCGCGGGCATCGGCCTGTTTTCCCTCAGCAGCAAAGAGCGCAACGAAAAAGGCGAGTGGGGCGACGGCCTGCAATGGGGCTACCTCTTAATGATGGTCGGCGTGTTCGGCGTGCTGGCGGTCAAACTCAGCTTCACCGCCGTTTTGCTGATTTTTGTCGCCTTTACCGGCGCCGTGTGGCTGTGGCGCAAGCTCTCGTTCAAGCCGACGCGGCAGGTGCAGACCGACGAAAAAGGCCAGAAAATCCTCACCGGCTCGCTCGACGACGAAAACCACTTCCGCGACTATATGGCGGGCTTTTTCCCCATCATCCTCGCCGTTTTCGTGCTGCGCACCTTCGTGGCCGAGCCTTTCCAAATCCCGTCCAGCTCCATGCGCCCGGGGCTGGTAAAAGGCGACTTTATCCTCGTCAACAAATTCGCCTACGGCATCCGCACGCCGATTGTCAACAACGTTCTGATTGACACGGGCAAAGTGGAGCGCGGCGACGTGGTGGTGTTCAACTATCCGCTCGAACCCTCCGTCAACTACATCAAACGCGCCGTCGGCCTGCCGGGCGATACCGTCGAATACAAAGACAAAGTGCTCAAAGTCAACGGCAGCATCGTCGAAACCGACACCGAAGCGGGCGCCTACGCCTACCCGCACGACGACAATCCGCAGCAAACCGTCGAAGCCCGCCGCTTTGCTGCCGATTTTTCCGGACGGAACTTCGACGTGCTCAAAGCCGACGGCGTGCCTTCCGTCAGCACCGAATCTCTCGGCAACTACGTCTTCACCGCCGATTCGCAGGGGAAAAAAGCGCAAACCGACATTCAGCACCAAAACTGCCGTTACGAAGAAGACGGCAGCGGCTTCACCTGCACCGTGCCGCAGGGCAGCTACTTTATGATGGGCGACAACCGCGACCACAGCGCCGATTCCCGCTACTGGGGTTTTGTGGACGACAAACTCATCGTCGGCAAGGCCTTCTTTATCTGGATGAATTTGGGCGAATTGGGACGCATCGGCAGCGGCATCCGCTAA